The Nitrospinaceae bacterium genome has a window encoding:
- a CDS encoding tetratricopeptide repeat protein — protein sequence ELGNDEEARESYKQATEIDKACARGYEGMANILEKEGKSEEAFEMLKKSVEISPNNRDRQFKMTKHLLENGDEDAAQIALHKALENEPDAASRSAAAAEFFLEAGRADLAEAEYSFALEEDPSNAHYYNRLGLAFRRQKKFKEAIDNYRKATVISPDDAVIYFNLAIAIAESGDLTQAIGSLRRALVLRPKFPQAEKILKTLQEKAGQIPAKSK from the coding sequence GGAGTTGGGCAACGATGAAGAGGCCCGCGAGAGCTACAAGCAGGCGACTGAAATTGACAAGGCCTGTGCCCGGGGCTACGAGGGCATGGCCAACATCCTGGAAAAGGAAGGCAAGTCTGAGGAAGCATTCGAAATGCTTAAAAAGTCGGTCGAGATCAGCCCCAACAATCGTGATCGCCAGTTCAAGATGACCAAGCATTTGCTTGAGAATGGTGATGAGGATGCCGCACAGATCGCTCTACATAAAGCCCTAGAAAACGAGCCCGACGCTGCTTCTCGTAGCGCTGCGGCGGCTGAATTTTTCCTTGAAGCAGGCCGGGCCGATCTGGCCGAGGCCGAATACTCATTTGCCCTTGAGGAAGACCCCAGCAACGCCCATTACTACAACCGGCTAGGTCTCGCCTTCCGGCGACAGAAGAAATTCAAGGAAGCCATCGATAATTACCGAAAGGCCACGGTGATTTCGCCCGACGATGCCGTCATTTATTTCAACTTGGCGATAGCCATTGCTGAGTCCGGGGATCTGACCCAGGCCATCGGCTCGCTTCGTCGCGCTTTGGTTCTTAGGCCCAAATTTCCCCAGGCCGAGAAGATTCTCAAAACCCTTCAGGAAAAAGCTGGCCAGATTCCCGCCAAGAGCAAATAG